A genomic stretch from Neomonachus schauinslandi chromosome 16, ASM220157v2, whole genome shotgun sequence includes:
- the MEIS3 gene encoding homeobox protein Meis3 has product MARRYDELAHYPGIVDSTAALAGFSEAVPSTPRAPGPYGPHRPPQPQPPGLDSDGLRREKDEIYGHPLFPLLALVFEKCELATCSPRDGAGAGLGTPPGGDVCSSDSFNEDIAAFAKQVRSERPLFSSNPELDNLMIQAIQVLRFHLLELEKVHDLCDNFCHRYITCLKGKMPIDLVIEDRDGGCREDLEDYPASCPSLPDQNNTWIRDHEDSGSVHLGTPGPSSGGLASQSGDNSSDQGDGLDTSVASPSSGGEDEELDQERRRNKKRGIFPKVATNIMRAWLFQHLSHPYPSEEQKKQLAQDTGLTILQVNNWFINARRRIVQPMIDQSNRTGQSAVFSPEGQPMGGYSEAQPHMTVRPPGSMGMSLNLEGEWHYL; this is encoded by the exons ATGGCCCGGAGG TATGATGAGCTGGCCCACTACCCAGGCATCGTGGACAGCACCGCAGCCCTGGCTGGCTTTTCGGAGGCAGTGCCCTCGACACCGAGAGCCCCCGGGCCCTATGGCCCCCAccggcctccccagccccagcccccgggCTTGGACAGTGATGGCCTGAGGAGGGAGAAGGATGAGATCTACGG ACACCCGCTCTTCCCACTGCTGGCCCTGGTCTTTGAGAAATGTGAATTGGCCACGTGCTCGCCCCGGGatggggccggggctgggctgggcacacCTCCAGGTGGTGATGTATGCTCCTCTGATTCCTTCAACGAGGACATCGCTGCCTTTGCCAAGCAG gtCCGCTCTGAGAGGCCCCTCTTCTCCTCCAACCCGGAGCTGGACAATCTG ATGATACAGGCCATTCAGGTGCTCCGCTTCCACCTGCTGGAGCTGGAGAAG GTCCACGACCTGTGCGACAACTTCTGTCACCGCTACATCACCTGCCTCAAGGGAAAGATGCCCATCGACCTGGTCATCGAGGATCGGGATGGCGGCTGCAGGGAGGACCTCGAGGACTACCCggcctcctgccccagcctcccgGATCAG AATAATACATGGATTAGAGACCATGAGGACAGCGGGTCTGTACATTTGGGGACCCCGGGTCCATCCAGTGGGGGCCTAGCCTCCCAGAGTGGGGACAACTCCAGTGACCAAG GAGACGGACTAGACACAAGCGTGGCCTCTCCCAGTTCCGGGGGAGAGGACGAGGAGCTGGACCAGGAGCGACGGCGGAATAAGAAGAGGGGGATCTTCCCCAAGGTGGCTACCAATATCATGAGAGCCTGGCTGTTCCAGCACCTCTCG CACCCATACCCCTCGGAGGAGCAGAAGAAACAGCTGGCGCAGGACACAGGGCTCACCATCTTGCAAGTCAACAACTG GTTCATTAACGCCCGGAGACGCATCGTGCAACCAATGATCGATCAATCCAACCGCACAG GTCAGAGTGCAGTCTTCAGCCCAGAGGGCCAGCCAATGGGGGGCTACTCGGAAGCTCAGCCGCACATGACTGTCAGACCTCCAG GGTCGATGGGAATGAGTTTGAACTTAGAAGGAGAGTGGCATTATCTATAG